In a genomic window of Nothobranchius furzeri strain GRZ-AD chromosome 14, NfurGRZ-RIMD1, whole genome shotgun sequence:
- the rgn gene encoding regucalcin isoform X1 — MMSSVKVESVVKVSALIGEGPVWEESEQTLLFVDIAGQKIHRWSPTTCQIQSIETDDTVGFAVPRKSSGYVAGVGRSIVAIDWSTEVMTSLVDIDEDKPNNRLNDGKVDPMGRLLAGTMGKEEQPAQVQKKQGSLYSVNSEYLVTKHLSEVDISNGLEWSLDQKTFFYIDSLALSVDAFDYNSSTGHLSNRRVVYHMEEGEGLPDGMTIDAEGNLWVACYNGGRVIRIDPTTGKRLQTVSLPVMKTTSCCFGGPDYSDLYVTSASLGLSKSERNQQPLSGNTFRVKGLGVKGLPSHSFSG, encoded by the exons ATGATGTCATCGGTGAAGGTAGAGTCTGTGGTGAAGGTGAGTGCTCTAATTGGTGAAGGGCCTGTGTGGGAGGAGTCAGAGCAGACACTCCTTTTTGTTGACATTGCCGGTCAGAAAATTCATCGCTGGAGTCCAACAACCTGTCAAATCCAGTCAATAGAGACAG ACGACACTGTGGGCTTTGCAGTTCCTCGCAAGTCAAGTGGTTATGTTGCAGGGGTAGGTCGCAGCATTGTGGCTATTGATTGGTCCACTGAGGTTATGACATCACTGGTGGACATTGACGAGGACAAACCGAACAACCGTCTGAATGATGGGAAGGTGGACCCTATGGGTCGTCTGCTGGCAG GTACAATGGGgaaggaggagcagccagcccaAGTTCAGAAAAAGCAGGGATCCCTCTACTCTGTGAATTCTGAATACCTTGTGACTAAACACCTGAGCGAG GTGGACATATCTAATGGATTGGAATGGTCTCTAGACCAGAAAACCTTTTTCTACATTGACAGTTTGGCTCTGAGTGTTGACGCATTTGACTACAACTCCTCTACAGGACACTTGA GTAACCGTCGTGTAGTGTACCAtatggaggagggggaggggcttCCTGATGGCATGACGATTGATGCTGAAGGTAATCTTTGGGTGGCTTGTTACAATGGAGGGAGAGTCATCAGGATCGACCCCACTACTG GTAAGAGGCTGCAGACGGTCTCTTTGCCAGTGATGAAGACTACCTCTTGTTGCTTTGGAGGACCAGACTACTCTGACCTGTATGTGACATCGGCTAGCTTGGGCCTCAGTAAATCCGAGAGGAACCAGCAACCTCTGTCTGGGAACACCTTTAGG GTGAAAGGACTGGGGGTCAAAGGCCTGCCATCACACTCATTCTCTGGATGA
- the rgn gene encoding regucalcin isoform X2, producing MMSSVKVESVVKKIHRWSPTTCQIQSIETDDTVGFAVPRKSSGYVAGVGRSIVAIDWSTEVMTSLVDIDEDKPNNRLNDGKVDPMGRLLAGTMGKEEQPAQVQKKQGSLYSVNSEYLVTKHLSEVDISNGLEWSLDQKTFFYIDSLALSVDAFDYNSSTGHLSNRRVVYHMEEGEGLPDGMTIDAEGNLWVACYNGGRVIRIDPTTGKRLQTVSLPVMKTTSCCFGGPDYSDLYVTSASLGLSKSERNQQPLSGNTFRVKGLGVKGLPSHSFSG from the exons ATGATGTCATCGGTGAAGGTAGAGTCTGTGGTGAAG AAAATTCATCGCTGGAGTCCAACAACCTGTCAAATCCAGTCAATAGAGACAG ACGACACTGTGGGCTTTGCAGTTCCTCGCAAGTCAAGTGGTTATGTTGCAGGGGTAGGTCGCAGCATTGTGGCTATTGATTGGTCCACTGAGGTTATGACATCACTGGTGGACATTGACGAGGACAAACCGAACAACCGTCTGAATGATGGGAAGGTGGACCCTATGGGTCGTCTGCTGGCAG GTACAATGGGgaaggaggagcagccagcccaAGTTCAGAAAAAGCAGGGATCCCTCTACTCTGTGAATTCTGAATACCTTGTGACTAAACACCTGAGCGAG GTGGACATATCTAATGGATTGGAATGGTCTCTAGACCAGAAAACCTTTTTCTACATTGACAGTTTGGCTCTGAGTGTTGACGCATTTGACTACAACTCCTCTACAGGACACTTGA GTAACCGTCGTGTAGTGTACCAtatggaggagggggaggggcttCCTGATGGCATGACGATTGATGCTGAAGGTAATCTTTGGGTGGCTTGTTACAATGGAGGGAGAGTCATCAGGATCGACCCCACTACTG GTAAGAGGCTGCAGACGGTCTCTTTGCCAGTGATGAAGACTACCTCTTGTTGCTTTGGAGGACCAGACTACTCTGACCTGTATGTGACATCGGCTAGCTTGGGCCTCAGTAAATCCGAGAGGAACCAGCAACCTCTGTCTGGGAACACCTTTAGG GTGAAAGGACTGGGGGTCAAAGGCCTGCCATCACACTCATTCTCTGGATGA